atgataaaaaaagaagaaaaagataatattatctcacattttcttatccatccttttcaaatgaaaattttactaccaaagtaaacacacccatAGTGATTTTTTTAGctcgaatttaaaaaaaaaattacaaatatagcTTAGACTTATCTTTATCTTTCAATTAACTTAAGCTGATGTGTTTTCAAGAAACAAGCATCAAAACTAACCTAAACAACCTAATATGTTTTCTAAGTTTGGGTTAACAAATCACCATGGAATCAAAATTTGAGCTATCATTTAAGAATGGCCTTTTTACATATAGGTGTTATAtgttaaacaaatttaaaatataccaATCTTACATTATGAGAATTCACGAAAATAGTAAGGTTTCGTAAGCAAAATTTGTGATATGTTTTAATCTCTCTGAAACATGGTGATGTTGCACTAtcatgcagagagagagagagagagagagagagagagatacagGAAGAGGTGAATCGGTGGCCTTGAATAAGCCGAGGCGTCTCTTGTAATCGACGGGATTAAGAGCAGCTGCGACAACCTTGATCAAGACCTGATCATCCTTAATCTCAGGCGCCGCAACATCGGATTCCAGCTGCAACACCTCAACGCCGCCGTATTCTCTGTAAATCCACGCCTTCATCTCCGACTTTCTGCAGGAAAATTCTTGTTGGAGTTGTTGCACGCCAACTGCTTGATCATATGCCTCTGCTAATTATATTCCCTCACAACTTTATTTATGGAGGGTAGTTTAGGTATTCCTATTCTTTATTAATACATAAATAAtgtgattaataattaaaaattattttttcaaaatatataattaatcattAGTTTTCGACGCACTAATATTTATGATTGATTTAATATTTTGTTtgcaaaaaatcaaaatattttaaagatgaAAGGGAGAAGTTTATAGATTATAGCTACCGACATAATTAAAAGAGGTCAAGTTGAAGTTCTTTTGTTCTACTTTAGTAATTCAGTAATTCTTAATTTGGAAAATATTATGTCATTGCATACGATTTTCCATATCCTTTTGGTTAATTTGGAAAACGCTATTCAATCTTATGTGTTTATTCTATCCTATGACAAAGATATCTCTCACCATTAGAATTTTATACAATTGGATATAGCCACCATAAAACTTTAAAGTAAAAACATGATGATATATTGAAGAACTTTTGTAGGATAATTAAgttgatttatttataaaggcgtttggtttgagtgatataaaataatttatcttaATCAAGTGTTTTGTTTGCATGATATGCTAAAAAAAGTATTTAGTTTGCATGATTGAGCCCGTGATTGATAACTCAGCCCACGTCTAATCACCCAAATAAGTGATTGTTTATCACCCCAAAATTGGATGAATTATTCAATCATCCTTTCAATCCTACCAATCTTATTTATCTCATCCTCCAAATCAAACACCTACTTTATCGCGATTTCAAATTTTTGCCGTTGCAATTCGATGGCATAAATTTTCATAACCAACCATATTGAAGCCAACTCACAATTTATGTCACTGAACTACCACGTCGTCTTTATTTTAGACGAAAATCACAATCATGATAAAATTACAACAAATATTACTTTAAACCCTAAACTATTTTCGCACGATCAATTATACcctgaactattgaaaataattttttaaaccttaactatcaattttgtatcaattataCCATTCGTTCATATTTTTAACTTcaaaaatttgacgtggctcACTGGATACCACAATGTATTTggaatcattctttttttttttacctatattatataaaacgacgtgattatatgcattactcattaaaaatttaaaagatgaaaaatggataaaggacaattgatacaaaattgattgttcaagctttaaaaaattattttcaatagttcaagctttaaaaaattattttcaatagttcaagatataattgatagtgagAAAATAGTTTGgagtttaaagtgatatttacccaatattaaatttatactccatattttagtacaaatttaaaattagtgtacaaaatcaaaatcaaccaAAATTGGCATATAGCAACGCCAATATCTCTTTGAGAAATCATCAAAAGGTAATCACAAATCCCTTTGTGCTCAATCATTCAAAATTTGGAAAATTATTCAAAACAAAATGTTCACCATCACAAAATCAAAGATAATACACAAAATCCAAGCACACATACATTTAAAATTTGTAGACACATGCAAACATATGAGCTGCTCAAGGATACAAATTCTAGCTTCCTAATACAATACTCAAACCAAAATCCACACAACATACTAAAGAAAGGCttcaaccatttttttttttttttctctctttttttttcaatttttatttcaagATTGTAGGCAAACTTTAGCATTTATGCAGAGCAATACTTACCCCATTTTCCCTCCAATTTCATTCTTTATAACACTTCTCACCATCACAGATCCACCCATCAGAAGTGGCCTTTTCTTCATCCGCCGCCGCGCCTCCTTCGCCTCCGCCTCCCATGCCCTCGTCGACCAAGGCGCACTTCGGGTGGAGATCAAAGTCGCACTCGTCGCAATAGAAGGACCATATGCGCCCCTCCTCGCTGCAACCGTCGCAGTTGAAGAACTGGCGCTTGGTGAGGACGAGCTCGTGGTCGTGAGACGCGTGCTTGACCTTCTCCGGCCACCCTTCCGCCATCTTCTCGTACGAGGCCTCGATCTCCTTGATCCGTTCCGCCGTGAAGGGATATGCTTCCGCGCCGTGGCACATGATCTGCTCCCGAGCATCGGTCGTGACGGTTTTTCCGGTCGGCCCGATCGCGACCACCATCGGGATGCCTCGGACCTTGAACGAGCGACTTAGGGATTGCTTCCGTTTGTCGCCGAACGGGAGAGCGAGCCACGGCATCTTCGAGAAGAATTCGTCGAAGGAGGCTTGATCTCTGTCGCTCGAGATGAATATCACTTCTAAGGCACCGCCCTTCTCCTTGATTTCGTTATACGCTTTAGTGAGTGCCGGAAGGAACGCACGGCACGGCGGACACCAGTGGGCTGAGAAGTAGAGCAGCACGTTTTTCCCGACGAGATCCGACACCGGTACCTAAAACGGGAGAGTCTTTCCGTTAGCCACGACATTATCCCATAGTTCAATCGTATATATCGTCAATCTAATCTGTCACCCAAAATACGTTTCGACGGATATATGAACTTTCAGAACATGCTTTAATTACCTTGACACCGTCTTTCCCGAGTACGAAATCGCAATCCTCAGACACCAAAATGGATTCGAGCGTTTGTGCTTCGCGCCTCGCCTTCTCTATCTCTTCAAGCTCGGCAAATCTCTCGGGCGTGAAAGGGTACGCCTTCACGCCGTGCTCCTCAATGGCTTCAACGACATTCGAGTGAAGTGTCTTCCCGTCTGGCCCAATTGCAACCAAGGTAGGGAGGCTGTTCAGCTCGAAATATCGGACTAGTTTGGAACAGCATTTATCCTTGACCGGCAACGAAAGCCACGGAAGGGAGGCAAACTCTTCTTGAAACGACGGCTCATCATCATCGAGAGGTATCATCACGATCTCAAAATTCTCCCCCTTTTCTCTCAAACTCTTGTATACTTCCATGAGCTTCGGCTTAAAAGCAATGCAGCCATTGTACGTCGCCAAAAGGAAATACAAGCCGATAGTCTTACCTTCAAGTTCAGTGACCGGTACCTTGAATAAGTTAggcaaacgacgtcgtttatcAGTATCAAGCTACGTTTAAGCAGAGAAAAGTACGTACAAAAATCCAACCAACCTTTTTCCCGTCAGCTGATATCACGTAGTCCCTCGACTGGGACACGAGCAAGGTTTTCAGCGACTGGTTCGCCTTCGCTGCTGCTTCTTGTTCCTTGAGTTTTCCAATATGTTGGGGAGAAAACGGGTACGCTTCCGCCTCGTATTCTTGGATGACTCCCACTCCTTTGTTCGTGAGCACCTTCCCGTCCTCGCCCAGGATCACGAGGTGGGGTATTCCATTCACAGCGAACAATGCATCCAGTCGCTCGCGAGTCTCAGAGTCAGAGAAGGGAATTGCAAGCCAAGGCATCTTGGAGAAATACGCATCAAATGATTCGCCATCTTCATCACCGGAGACGAACACAACCTCAAATTTGTTGTGTTTCTGGATTTCGTCGTAGACCTCCACCAAGTTCGGGGTGAAACGCTGGCACGGACCGCACCATGACGCGGAGAAATACAGTCCAACAATCTTCCCCTTCAAACTATCGAGTTTGACCTAAGTGATTCAAGAAAATATTCAGCAATTTCCCATTGGATTCGTATCATCCAAGACCATTGTCCCATAAAATCAACTAGATTTCCAAAGAAAACAACAATGAATTAGAAACCATTAGATCCATTAGATTCCCACATCAAATTAAGAGCTAAAAATCAAGATTTTTTCTAGTGATTGAGAAATAATTCTAAGGTAGAAACAGCAAGCAACCTTTTAAATCCCTATTTCAGCCAATACATCCCACAACCCCGCCCTGTTTCAAGTCATCAAGCCATCGACAATCAGCAACACGACATCCAAAAATTCAACCGTTCAAAACTAGAAGGTCTAGCAACGATGAGACTCATTCCGTTTCCATTAAGTCATCGACAATCAGCAACAACACCAACCAAACATCAAATCTGTTTATAAATTCAAAGCTAGAAGGTCTAGCAAGAACGAAACTCATCCCGTTTCATTCAAGTCACGAACAATAAGCAACCAACACCAACCCAAAATCGTAGTCTTCTTACTATTCGTTCAAAACTAGACGGTCTAGCAAGAACGAAACTCATCCCGTTTCCATTAAGTCACAAACAATAAGTAACCAAACCAACCCAAAATCGAAATCTTTTAACAATTCATTCAAAACTAGACGGTTTAGCAAGAACGAAACTCGTCCTGTTTCAACTACAATCGGCAACAACACCAGCCCCAAATCCAACCCCTTTTGCAAAATTAGGTCAAAGCTACAAGCCCTAGCAAGAATGAAACTCATCCCCTTTCCATTAAAGTCATccagaatcagcaacaaccACCAAAAATTCCCATCTATCTACTACAATTAGTTCAAAATAGTCATCAATAATCAGAAACAACACCAACCAAAAATTCAATCTTTGCACACATTAGGTCAAAACAAGAAGGCACAGCAAAGAATTCTCCACTCAAAAACACACATTAAAAAACATCAAAGATACTACACAATCACACAATCCCTCTCATCAATACAAAAGTCTCAAACTAATTTAGTAAAACATCATAACCCCAATTCTTTTCCCAAAAATTTAACAGCAACCCACCTAGTCCAAAACCTAAAATCAAACTAAAAAAAAGCAAATACTTCTCTGAAAATCTaataaaaaaactcaaaaatcacCTGATCACCATTGTTTCGGACAAGGTAATCCCTGTCGGGAGAGCTCAGAACCGAACTAAGATCATAACCAGCATCCCCATTTGTAATCTCATCAACACCATTTCTCTCCATTTTGAGCttcaagaaagaaaaaaagattaaCCCAACCcaacttttttattattattattattgaagtGTGAGAGAACACTCAAAAGCGTGAAGCACGCCGGATTATAATTGGTGAAGAGCTATTTATACTAAACATGCTGCAAGATTACATTAAATTTCTAAGAAATTTTAGTTGGGAATGTGAAGTCAATTCTCCAATTTGAGAGCTGAGTCGTCGCCGCGTCAACGATGCGTTGCTTGATGCTGTCTTAACTCTTAAGCGAGAGCTTAATTGCGTGATTGCGAGGTCTGGGTGAATCTGGGCCGTCGGATCTTGTTCCTATCGGTTTTTAACGGTCATGATGCTTCTTGTTAAAattctctacttttttttattactccctccgtcccaataaaagtggccacttttatttgggcacggagattaagaaacttagtGTTATGAGTTAATTGAGTGTGGTCTACCAAGTTTAATGAGATAATTACTTTCCTCCATTTGACTTCTTCTCCTTCTCACTGCACCTGGACGCCGTCACCGGCGGTGCAGGacgccggcgccggcggcgCCGGCGACGGCGACATCGGCGGCCGGGACAACCCCAAAACCAGACACCCACAAGGCGCAATCATCGCCTCTCTCCCTCCAAATCTCTCCCCCAACTACACAGCTAACGGCGGCAGTGAAGGAGCCGCCGCCTGAACCCGAACGGCGACAACGACGACCTCCCAAAATCTGAACACCCAAATCGCGCAGTGAAGCTCAAATCAGAAACACGCACATCGAAAGTTTGAATCAGAACACCCAAATCGCGCAGTGAAGCCCAAAATCTGAACACCCAAATCAGAATCAAGATCCAAAATAGAACAAGATTTGATCTTTCTTCAATTCTCGGCAGCCCTAGACGGAATTTCATAGAAGAATCgcgagagaagagaagagaagagaatagAAGGGCGGTGAGTTTAGATCTAGGGTTTCTGAGAGGACGAGGACGAGGAGAAGAGAGACGAGGGCGGGGGCGGCGGCCGAGGGAGGAAGAGGACGAGGGAGGAAgaggacgagggagaacggcgGCCGAGGGCGGGGCGGCGGCCGAGGGAGGAAgaggacgagggagaacggcgGCCGAGGGCGGGGCGGCGGCCGAGGGAGGAAgaggacgagggagaacggcgGCCGAGGGAGGAAGAGGATGAGGGAGAAGGGAACGGGGGCGGGGCGGCGGCCGGCGACCGGCGCTGCTGTagtcgccggagaagaagagagaaggaggagAAGAGGCTGCGTCGTTCTGTATGTGttttgtgtgttttgagtgagagagagataaataaatgatgatttaattagagagccctaattttaattaagtggacttaattaaatattaatatttccattttaggaaagtggccacttttagtgggacacccaaaaaggaaatgtggccacttttattgggacggagggagtattattaatttgtgaaacttcctactccctccgtcccataataagtggccacatttcctttttcgtctgtcccactataagtggctgctttctaaaaatgacaaaagtttactttaattaaatcaacaattactcactaatttggtcaacaattgtaggccactttctaaaaataccaaaattactttaattaagtcaacaattactcactaatttggtcaacaattgtaggccacactctattaaaacatataacactcaatttcttaatctccgtgccgaaaagaatgtggccacttattatgggacggagggagtatcatgtTTCAAAGTTCAAACACGTTAGCTAATAGctatcaataaaattatataatttttttttgagatccaaaattatataaattcttATGTGTAGTGTAGGTGTCCGCATCCAATATGACACTTtaaatgtcttttttttttttttttactttggggagttggggagggggagcaatGAGATTTAAACTCGAGACCTCATTATTTACACACAGGAGGTTGCACCGCTTGATATCTTCTTGGAGACTTTGACTTTAAATGTCTTATTAAAGCGCACAATTGCCACTAAACCCGACTCGATTGGATTTAGTTATATTATATGAATAACAAATGTCATATTTATTAACAAcaaatgataaataaaaaaaaatcaattatttttgtaattgaATGAGACGTAGTGAGACGGGGCCAACAGGTAGAGCCCTGATTTGCATGAACTCCTACacgtatttaaaaaaaatatggagtataattttatatcatGATTTATGTGTATGATTTCATTTGTTATTGATAAAATTGTCAGTTacataatataattgaataagaCGCATATAGTGAGACGGGTAACACGTAGACCAACTCCTAAAATTAacacaattttttattattattctttaatGATAGAGCCTATTCTATaagaataaattttaaaaacagaATAAATGTAAAAAGTACATGCAAGTTCCTAAAAGGAAAAGGCATGAGTAATAATTTGGTTTCTAACATGTTCACTAAGGCCACGTTTGATATACTGTAACGGTTATGGTCAGATTATTTTCCTATGGTTACCTTTCGCAGATTAGTGAATATTATTAATCAGGTTTTTAAGTTTGATACgttaaacaaattaattagtCACACAGTGTTTGTGTTTGATATCCAATTACTAACCCTAGATAATTAATAAGAAAGACACAAAAACCCCTTCGTTAATTGTCTTTGGACCAGCTTATCCCTAGTTCTTAACCCACATCTATATATGCAGATTTTTTACATCATAAGTAATATatcatcaaaattcaaataaaatgagTTTTTATAGCTTCAAAATCTGTAGTATAACTGATATTGTTGTCGCAACAACAATATcaaaaaaatgagaagaaagGGTTCTATCCTTAAAGATTCGCAATTGGGAAGTagcaaaacaaaaaacaaatccATGTCTAAAGCACTTAATAGCTCAAATGTAATTTATGAAACCAGAAATTGATAACTAACACCACCCCTTACCAGCAAATTTTAAATACTAAtccatattttttataattgcaacgctatttattaaaactcagtATTCCAAATTTGAAATTCTTGTGTGTCTTACAAAGTACAACAATAACAATTGATGAAATATCAAaactctcatttctctcttctccctcacaATTCCATCAAAATTTTCATAATCAGTGGTGCACGCATATTTGTTGTCCTGCTTGCTCAAGATCTgtagcttcttcttcttcaacattTTGGAGAGCTTTCTCAAGCTTTCCTCCTCCAATCTACGCATACTCTCACCACAGTCTTTAGCTGCCTTCATTCTCAAATCTTCTTCTTTGGCTAGCAAATCCCACTGCAGCAGGGGTCATCAAGGaatccttcttctcttcatctACGCATTCCTTCGGCTAGGAATCCATTTTCAGACAAGCTGAGGCCATCTGAACCTTCCTTCTACTAACCTGCGCCACCACTGATGGAGTTTCCTTAGCATCGAGCTATGATTCATTAGAGGCTTTGGCAGCAGTTTTTCGAGTAGTACGTCGAGTTGTAGTCATGATTGAGGTCCCAGCTTCTACTTCATCTTTCAACACATATATCCGACGTATACTCCTGCCAGTAGTTGGAGGCACGTACTCCGAGCCATCTGGTAGCTCAAACAAGAATAAGATAAAAATGTAAGAATGACAGGGTCACAAAAACAAGTAAAATATCGAAATGTATCTCATAATTTACATCTCCATCATGGTTTATGTTCACAATTTGAAAGACAATACAAACACAAAAGATAAATATGAGCCAAAAAGAAGAATGGAAAAATCCCAAAACAGTTGACAATTACAAGTCAAATCTCTGGTTTTGAGTCTACAACAACAGCAAATCGGAAGATATCAACAAAGTCCGGGATTCCCAATAAAGGCTGTTGGCCCTCGATTTACAAGATCACCATTTTGAGGAATTTTACCTCTCAAATTATTATAAGTGAGCCTTCTCAGGCAGATTACCAAGACTAACTGGAATCGAGCCATTAAACTTGTTATAAGACAAGTCAACAGTTCCTCGCAAATTAGATAGATACCCTAAATCACCAGGAATAGAGCCACTAAAACTATTGTAGGAAAGATCAAGTTTTTCCAACAAAACCAAATTCTTTCTTAACTCATTAGGTAAAGGGCCGGTGAAATTATTCTGCCTAAGATCAAGATTCCTCAACCTCTTGCACTTAACCAAGGAAGATGGCAATGACCCATTGAAGAAATTCTCAGATAAATCTAAGCTTATAAGGTAATCAAGATTGCCAAGCTCAAATGGCAAAACCCCATAAAAGGAATTTCCATAAAGAACCAAACTTTGCAGCCCCTCAACCTTAAAAAAGTTCAGAAGgcaacccccctccccccaaacaaCCAATTACAGGGTCTACTGTAACGGAATTCTTGAATGATAACAGAGATATCCCTTCTTCATTTACAGAACTCACAACAGCAAGATTACAGCAGCTAAGCAATGTTGTCTTAAGAAGTGTATATCAAGCAGCACACCAATAATTTTGCCCACAGACAAAATACAAACAGAAGGATTCAACTCTATAAAgtctaaaattttgaaaacataTATCCCCAAACAATTTGTATAATGTGAAAACCCTAGAGACAATAATTTTCTGTGTGAacaagacaaaaaaaaattgcatggTTTCGAAAAGAAAGGGAACAAGGATTAGCATATTCAAAATTGGATTCTGATAATCGTACCCACCGTGTGTTGATTCTGCGCAGGAGAGTGTTCTTCGTTAGATTAGAACCGAGGGTCGGCGGAAATGAGAGCTTCGAAAATTTGGGGGTGAAAATTCTCGTTTGACGAATTTTGGATACAAAAATCAAGGGCAATGTTGGGAGAGGGATTTCAATCTCAAAAGCCAGAAAACGTATCGGAGGAGGGGCGCCAGTTGTGTAATCCGACATGAACAGTAACTTAAGGCCGGGCTATTGAATTTTTCCGGGCCATCGGGAATATTTGCAAAGGATTTCAAACACACGGGTATTGCCATATACCTTTGCTAATATGCCTTTAAACACCGTATCAAACTAAATGTTCATGATTTTAATCACGCTTCCATTTTTTCGATTTGGGTGAAGATTAGGGTTTTCTATTCGAGTAGGTCGAATATTCTACtccgatttaattaaaaatttaatacttGATTATTCGATGAGTATACTCGATATTCGAATTTAATTAcacatttaatatatattaaagtgTTCCACATTGATTgcagatagtggcatgagctattttatatggtgaggcaactcTTCTCCCTTACAAGGCCTTTTAAGAGATGATTGAgctcaatatccatttctaatatAGTATCAGAGCCAATCCAATCCAATGATGGACCCCCtaatatcgttgtcaacagatgaCGTTTGGGATAGTCTACGCTGCGCGTGAGGGGGAGTGTGTTAAAGTGTCTCACAttgattggagatagtggcatgaacTACTTTATATAATGATGCAACCTTTCTCCCTTACAAGACCTCTTAACAAATGATTGAAcacaatatccatttctaataaTATCCAATctcgacttttttttttataaaaaaatataggatATTCGATACCCACTTTgcaaataattaattactataaaatacTGAAT
The genomic region above belongs to Salvia miltiorrhiza cultivar Shanhuang (shh) chromosome 5, IMPLAD_Smil_shh, whole genome shotgun sequence and contains:
- the LOC131025289 gene encoding probable nucleoredoxin 1 isoform X2, with product MPWLAIPFSDSETRERLDALFAVNGIPHLVILGEDGKVLTNKGVGVIQEYEAEAYPFSPQHIGKLKEQEAAAKANQSLKTLLVSQSRDYVISADGKKVPVTELEGKTIGLYFLLATYNGCIAFKPKLMEVYKSLREKGENFEIVMIPLDDDEPSFQEEFASLPWLSLPVKDKCCSKLVRYFELNSLPTLVAIGPDGKTLHSNVVEAIEEHGVKAYPFTPERFAELEEIEKARREAQTLESILVSEDCDFVLGKDGVKVPVSDLVGKNVLLYFSAHWCPPCRAFLPALTKAYNEIKEKGGALEVIFISSDRDQASFDEFFSKMPWLALPFGDKRKQSLSRSFKVRGIPMVVAIGPTGKTVTTDAREQIMCHGAEAYPFTAERIKEIEASYEKMAEGWPEKVKHASHDHELVLTKRQFFNCDGCSEEGRIWSFYCDECDFDLHPKCALVDEGMGGGGEGGAAADEEKATSDGWICDGEKCYKE
- the LOC131025289 gene encoding probable nucleoredoxin 1 isoform X1, whose product is MERNGVDEITNGDAGYDLSSVLSSPDRDYLVRNNGDQVKLDSLKGKIVGLYFSASWCGPCQRFTPNLVEVYDEIQKHNKFEVVFVSGDEDGESFDAYFSKMPWLAIPFSDSETRERLDALFAVNGIPHLVILGEDGKVLTNKGVGVIQEYEAEAYPFSPQHIGKLKEQEAAAKANQSLKTLLVSQSRDYVISADGKKVPVTELEGKTIGLYFLLATYNGCIAFKPKLMEVYKSLREKGENFEIVMIPLDDDEPSFQEEFASLPWLSLPVKDKCCSKLVRYFELNSLPTLVAIGPDGKTLHSNVVEAIEEHGVKAYPFTPERFAELEEIEKARREAQTLESILVSEDCDFVLGKDGVKVPVSDLVGKNVLLYFSAHWCPPCRAFLPALTKAYNEIKEKGGALEVIFISSDRDQASFDEFFSKMPWLALPFGDKRKQSLSRSFKVRGIPMVVAIGPTGKTVTTDAREQIMCHGAEAYPFTAERIKEIEASYEKMAEGWPEKVKHASHDHELVLTKRQFFNCDGCSEEGRIWSFYCDECDFDLHPKCALVDEGMGGGGEGGAAADEEKATSDGWICDGEKCYKE